A region of Excalfactoria chinensis isolate bCotChi1 chromosome 22, bCotChi1.hap2, whole genome shotgun sequence DNA encodes the following proteins:
- the MARCKSL1 gene encoding MARCKS-related protein — translation MGSQGSKAAKAEGSDPPGENAAVAEPSKANGQENGHVRLNGDMTPKAGGDPTPPLNGAGSAEPPREDGTGGAGGEDTIEPAPPADGGEAKPEGAAAPKETPKKKKKFSFKKSFKLSGISFRKNKKDDGDSAASSPTEEQSKAEPKAEEDPGSGTAPQEERSGEGQSGAEPKGADGGQGEEEEKPPAETRGDAAAAQQPPEPTAAEPTAAAEQKEE, via the exons ATGGGCAGCCAGGGCTCTAAGGCGGCCAAGGCGGAGGGCAGCGACCCACCGGGGGAGAACGCAGCCGTCGCTGAGCCCTCCAAAGCCAACGGGCAG GAGAACGGCCACGTGCGGCTCAACGGGGACATGACGCCTAAAGCGGGGGGTGACCCGACGCCCCCCCTCAACGGCGCCGGCTCCGCCGAACCCCCCCGCGAGGACGGCacgggcggggcgggcggtgAGGACACCATCGAGCCGGCACCGCCCGCAGACGGCGGGGAAGCGAAGCCCGAAGGCGCCGCGGCCCCCAAAGAGACCcccaagaagaagaagaagttCTCCTTCAAGAAATCCTTCAAGCTGAGCGGGATCTCCTTCCGGAAGAACAAGAAGGACGACGGAGACTCGGCCGCGTCCTCACCCACggaggagcagagcaaagcGGAGCCCAAAGCGGAGGAGGACCCCGGCAGCGGAACCGCCCCCCAGGAGGAGCGGAGCGGCGAGGGGCAGAGCGGGGCCGAGCCCAAAGGGGCCGACGGAGGGCAgggcgaggaggaggagaagccgCCCGCGGAGACCCGGGGGGACGCGGCCGCCGCCCAGCAGCCCCCCGAGCCCACGGCGGCCGAGCCCACGGCGGCGGCGGAGCAGAAGGAGGAGTAG
- the HDAC1 gene encoding histone deacetylase 1 has product MALTQGTKRKVCYYYDGDVGNYYYGQGHPMKPHRIRMTHNLLLNYGLYRKMEIYRPHKANAEEMTKYHSDDYIKFLRSIRPDNMSEYSKQMQRFNVGEDCPVFDGLFEFCQLSAGGSVASAVKLNKQQTDIAVNWAGGLHHAKKSEASGFCYVNDIVLAILELLKYHQRVLYIDIDIHHGDGVEEAFYTTDRVMTVSFHKYGEYFPGTGDLRDIGAGKGKYYAVNYPLRDGIDDESYEAIFKPVISKVMETFQPSAVVLQCGSDSLSGDRLGCFNLTIKGHAKCVEFVKSFNLPMLMLGGGGYTIRNVARCWTYETAVALDTEIPNELPYNDYFEYFGPDFKLHISPSNMTNQNTNEYLEKIKQRLFENLRMLPHAPGVQMQPIPEDAVQEDSGDEEEEDPEKRISIRNSDKRISCDEEFSDSEDEGEGGRKNVANFKKAKRVKTEEEKEEEEKKDEKEEEKAKEEKVEPKGVKEEAKST; this is encoded by the exons ATGGCGCTGACGCAGGGGACCAAGCGGAAAGTCTGCTACTACTACGATg GTGATGTTGGAAACTATTATTATGGCCAGGGACACCCCATGAAGCCCCACAGGATCCGGATGACCCACAACCTACTGCTGAACTACGGCCTTTACAGGAAGATGGAGATATAT CGCCCTCACAAGGCGAACGCGGAGGAGATGACCAAGTACCACAGTGATGACTACATCAAATTCCTGAGATCCATCCGCCCAGACAACATGTCTGAGTACAGCAAGCAGATGCAGAGAT TTAACGTCGGGGAGGACTGCCCTGTGTTCGATGGGCTGTTTGAGTTCTGTCAGCTCTCTGCTGGAGGCTCAGTTG CCAGCGCTGTGAAGCTGAACAAGCAGCAGACAGATATTGCTGTGAATTGGGCAGGAGGCCTTCACCACGCTAAGAAGTCAGAGGCTTCTGGCTTCTGTTATGTCAACGATATTGTCCTGGCTATCCTGGAGCTCTTAAA GTATCACCAGAGGGTCCTGTATATTGACATTGATATTCACCACGGAGATGGTGTGGAGGAAGCCTTCTATACCACAGACCGTGTGATGACCGTGTCCTTTCACAAGTATGGAGAGTACTTCCCAGGAACGGGAGACCTGCGG GACATTGGTGCAGGCAAAGGCAAGTACTATGCTGTCAACTATCCCCTCCGAGATGGGATTGATGATGAGTCCTATGAGGCAATATTCAAGCCG GTGATATCTAAAGTGATGGAGACATTCCAGCCTAGTGCAGTTGTCCTGCAGTGCGGGTCGGATTCTCTGTCTGGGGACAGGCTGGGTTGTTTTAATCTGACCATCAAAG GTCATGCCAAGTGTGTGGAGTTTGTCAAAAGCTTTAATTTGCCTATGCTGATGCTGGGAGGAGGTGGCTACACGATCCGCAACGTGGCCAGATGCTGGACCTATGAGACTGCTGTGGCTTTGGACACTGAGATCCCAAATG AACTCCCATATAACGACTATTTTGAGTATTTCGGACCAGACTTTAAGCTGCACATCAGTCCCTCAAACATGACTAACCAGAATACCAATGAGTACCTCGAGAAGATCAA GCAGCGTCTCTTTGAGAATCTGCGCATGCTGCCTCATGCCCCTGGTGTCCAGATGCAGCCAATTCCTGAGGATGCTGTTCAGGAAGACAGTGgagatgaagaggaggaagatcCTGAGAAGCGCATTTCAA TCCGCAATTCTGATAAGAGAATATCCTGTGATGAAGAATTCTCTGACTCCGAAGATGAAGGGGAAGGAGGGCGCAAAAATGTTGCCAACTTTAAGAAGGCCAAACgtgtgaaaacagaagaggaaaaggaggaggaggagaagaagg atgagaaagaagaggaaaaagcaaaagaggagAAAGTTGAACCCAAGGG GGTGAAGGAAGAGGCAAAATCCACCtaa